The following proteins are co-located in the Bacteroidota bacterium genome:
- a CDS encoding hydrogenase iron-sulfur subunit — protein MSYEPKIISFLCNWCSYTGADLAGTSRFKYAHNVRIIRVMCSGRIEPTFILESFRRGADGVLICGCHPGDCHYHEGNYKCLRRYELLQKYIQQMGIEEKRLSLEWISASEGKQFADLINEFTETIQALGPANYEKQLAYV, from the coding sequence ATGTCGTATGAACCAAAAATAATTTCATTTCTATGTAACTGGTGTTCTTATACCGGAGCTGACCTTGCAGGCACATCTCGCTTTAAATATGCACATAATGTCCGAATTATCCGAGTGATGTGTTCGGGCAGGATTGAACCAACTTTCATTCTCGAATCGTTTAGAAGAGGGGCTGATGGGGTTCTAATCTGTGGTTGCCATCCTGGTGATTGTCATTATCACGAAGGCAATTATAAATGTTTACGAAGGTATGAGTTGTTGCAGAAATATATTCAACAAATGGGAATTGAAGAAAAGAGATTGTCACTCGAATGGATTAGCGCCAGCGAGGGGAAGCAATTTGCAGATCTGATAAATGAATTTACTGAAACAATACAGGCTTTGGGACCAGCTAATTATGAAAAGCAACTGGCATATGTGTAA
- a CDS encoding oxidoreductase — protein sequence MSKDQKLKLAIYWGAACGGCCVSVLDLHEDLLEVIASADLVFWPIALDVKYKDIKNMPDGYIDLTLFNGAIRNSENEYMAIQLRKKSKFIVAYGSCAQLGGIPGLANLSKRDEFFERIYVKSESTVNPDRVMPQPEFNVPEGKLELPVFFDNVISLDKVVCVDYYIPGCPPKSDRLLEVFRIIANKEQLPSKKSVIGAYEKAQCDECSRKKTDNKKIKKFYRPWEIEDDGVTCFLEQGVICMGPATRGGCGYRCIEGNAPCRGCYGPPPDLTDPGAKMMSAIGTMIDSNDPEEIKKIVEDVVDPAGTFYRFSLPVSILRRNLS from the coding sequence ATGAGCAAAGATCAAAAATTAAAATTAGCTATATACTGGGGTGCAGCATGTGGTGGTTGCTGTGTATCGGTTTTGGATTTACACGAAGATTTATTGGAAGTGATTGCCTCTGCAGATTTGGTGTTCTGGCCCATTGCCTTGGATGTAAAGTATAAGGACATCAAAAATATGCCTGATGGTTATATCGATTTGACATTGTTCAACGGTGCAATCAGAAATTCTGAAAATGAATATATGGCAATACAACTGCGCAAAAAATCAAAATTTATAGTGGCTTATGGAAGTTGTGCACAACTCGGTGGAATCCCGGGTTTGGCAAATTTAAGTAAGCGTGATGAATTTTTTGAGCGAATTTATGTGAAAAGTGAATCAACCGTTAATCCAGATCGGGTAATGCCACAACCAGAATTTAATGTTCCGGAAGGGAAATTGGAATTACCAGTTTTTTTCGACAATGTAATCTCCTTAGATAAAGTGGTTTGTGTCGATTATTATATTCCGGGTTGTCCGCCAAAATCCGATCGATTGTTAGAAGTATTTAGGATCATAGCAAATAAAGAACAATTGCCTTCCAAAAAATCGGTAATCGGGGCTTATGAAAAAGCTCAATGCGACGAATGTAGCCGCAAAAAAACAGATAACAAAAAAATTAAAAAGTTTTATCGCCCATGGGAAATTGAAGACGATGGGGTGACTTGCTTTTTAGAACAAGGAGTAATCTGCATGGGGCCAGCTACAAGAGGAGGTTGCGGATACCGGTGTATCGAAGGAAATGCACCTTGCAGAGGATGCTATGGCCCGCCTCCCGATTTAACAGATCCGGGAGCAAAAATGATGTCGGCAATTGGAACCATGATTGATTCGAATGACCCTGAAGAAATCAAAAAAATCGTGGAGGATGTTGTTGATCCGGCAGGAACGTTTTATCGTTTTAGTTTACCAGTATCAATTTTAAGGAGGAATTTGTCATGA